The Castanea sativa cultivar Marrone di Chiusa Pesio chromosome 11, ASM4071231v1 genome contains a region encoding:
- the LOC142615352 gene encoding nuclear pore complex protein NUP1, with protein METAREEKPYAAVSSEGGFGTGGKFRKRPFRRATQTTPYDRPRTAIRTPSLAAAVVATNNNNGWLSRLVDPAQRLIASSAHRLFSSFFSKRLAPPPTPPPPPPPSNSEANQELNDKNPEARDKYHEAVDIDSPGVQQGAIDRVDNSSSSSDKGGFTELEQILKQKTFTRSEIDRLTTLLHARTLDINIGDEEKKSEVIPSEPVGSNVGREELSKAQTLENGIGSHLISTPVINSSVLDEDVASPAELAKAYMGSKPSKVSPSMLGIRSQALREDSTVISSGPFLQKSPIMPLVLRSSGHAGYPENGFMTPRSRGKSAIYSMARTPYSRVNPTSTIKGVGPIVAYDGPSSSSQAAWEQNKVSGSKQGALKRRSSVLDNDIGSVGPIRRIRQKPSLLSSRGLSVPVSGSPLPIAGTGASPGSSQRPSFLTQKPPLLGESKDHLMKKSAENGDNSMPGTSFPVVSSKSSEMASKILQQLEKLVSPKEKSSEFKLASMRDSSPSKLSPSMLRGKALRSLETVESPKLLENLSENNKLDSSLDTLLPDAVEITQQKQNKVEENGPLKLVSSSDISVSVVNGVDSKAPNNDTLPSIKFADSAVINSFNYPPQKRRTFRMTAQEDFLELDDDYSNGAAPTSLVEEREKDDVVVAERKTNFAEVVTQEKPPSLSGFKPPESSALNQKTDVTSDGPVVAEKSIGFAFPKANSTNDAVPPAMISIQSSVKYDKSASPKQSNVAPPVYSFGDKLASNKEPNTASAVASFVTASSADKKMPQFTLASSSLGSESAGHKFGVSSDPKPESSSSFSTFVAGATESMPKVPELEKADNKNNSNAGFTFRTPETAFSSAASTSTPTASIGVNATANNSIFNNGSLSSTPSFPSTIPPLLFNNVPIQNSSNSSTFTLTSTGSSGSSTTTTSAFAASITSSTSLSTSAASAPIFKFGSPVVEAPVTATSGIESEAAKTRPESSFGNLSGNLFVGASATNARTGSSIFGFSAAATSSAANSQSQGSTLFSAGSGSALGAQASPSGTGVAAFTNSIPIQFSSSAPSPSFGLAGNTALSSGSSSFAVSTPADKPFNSGAAFGLATSSADANSNNAIGSTTSSLFGSWQPSKSLIFGSSSTFNSSSSSIGSSVAASTASVAATTSPSTGFSFPLSSTSSSVAVSTTSSTGFPFAASGASPSTRFPFVASTGSAAAPSSAPVAFGSSIVASSGPTFSFTSAMATPTSQPVFGNPNPFTINPSSLSNNDQMNMEDSMAEDTIQASMPTIPVFGQATVTPPQSGFVFGSTPSAGNLFQFGAPQNSATPQNQSPFLASNSLGGSFSVGAGGGDKANRKIVKVSRNKTRRK; from the exons atggAGACGGCGCGGGAAGAGAAGCCCTACGCCGCCGTATCGTCGGAAGGAGGATTTGGCACCGGCGGCAAGTTCCGGAAGCGTCCGTTCCGACGAGCTACCCAAACGACGCCGTACGATCGCCCTCGAACCGCTATCAGAACCCCTAGCCTCGCCGCCGCCGTCGTggccaccaacaacaacaacggtTGGCTCTCCCGCCTCGTCGATCCTGCTCAGCGCCTCATCGCCTCTAGCGCCCACCGATTGTTCTCCTCATTCTTCAGCAAACGCCTCGCTCCTCCTCCtacgccgccgccgccgccgccgccgtcAAATTCAG AAGCAAACCAGGAATTAAATGATAAGAACCCGGAAGCAAGGGATAAGTACCATGAAGCAGTTGACATT GATTCTCCTGGAGTGCAACAAGGAGCCATTGATCGAGTTGACAACTCAAGTAGTAGTTCGGACAAAGGTGGCTTCACGGAGCTTGAGCAAATTTTAAAGCAGAAGACCTTTACCAG ATCTGAGATTGATCGTTTGACAACCTTGTTGCATGCAAGAACTCTTGATATCAATATTGGGGATGAAGAGAAAAAGTCTGAAGTGATTCCATCAGAGCCGGTAGGGTCTAATGTCGGAAGGGAGGAACTTTCAAAAGCACAAACTTTAGAAAATGGGATTGGGAGCCACCTCATTTCAACTCCTGTCATTAACTCAAGT GTCCTTGATGAGGATGTTGCTTCACCTGCAGAGCTTGCAAAAGCTTACATGGGTTCTAAGCCTTCAAAAGTATCCCCATCAATGCTAGGTATTCGTAGTCAAGCTTTGAGGGAAGATTCAACCGTGATAAGCAGTGGGCCTTTTCTGCAAAAGTCACCCATTATGCCACTTGTTTTGCGGTCCTCTGGTCATGCTGGGTATCCTGAAAACGGTTTTATGACACCTAGATCTCGAGGAAAATCTGCAATATATAGCATGGCTCGGACGCCATATTCCAGAGTTAACCCAACCTCTACCATCAAG GGTGTTGGGCCCATTGTTGCTTATGATGggccatcatcatcatctcagGCTGCATGGGAGCAGAATAAAGTTTCTGGATCTAAACAAGGG GCTTTAAAACGAAGAAGTTCAGTCTTAGATAATGATATAGGATCTGTTGGTCCTATACGTAGAATTCGTCAAAAGCCTAGTCTTCTCTCTTCGAGAGGCTTGAGTGTCCCAGTTTCTGGTAGTCCCCTTCCTATCGCTGGAACTGGAGCCAGTCCTGGTTCTTCTCAACGCCCTTCCTTTTTGACACAAAAGCCACCTTTACTGGGTGAATCTAAGGAtcatttgatgaagaagtcagcAGAGAATGGAGATAACAGCATGCCGGGTACAAGTTTTCCCGTTGTTTCCTCCAAGTCTAGTGAGATGGCTTCTAAAATATTGCAGCAACTTGAAAAGCTGGTTTCACCAAAAGAGAAATCATCTGAGTTCAAGCTAGCATCTATGAGGGATAGCTCACCCTCTAAATTGTCACCATCTATGTTACGTGGAAAGGCTCTTAGAAGCCTGGAGACTGTAGAATCACCAAAACTTCTGGAGAATTTATCGGAGAATAACAAGTTGGATAGTTCGCTTGATACCTTGTTACCTGATGCTGTGGAAATTACTCAGCAGAAGCAAAACAAAGTGGAAGAAAATGGCCCATTGAAGCTTGTTTCTTCTAGTGACATATCAGTTTCTGTAGTGAATGGTGTAGATTCTAAAGCTCCAAACAATGACACCTTACCAAGCATTAAATTTGCAGATTCTGCGGTGATTAATTCATTCAACTATCCTCCACAAAAGAGGCGAACTTTCCGTATGACTGCACAGGAG GATTTTTTGGAGCTGGATGATGACTATTCTAACGGGGCAGCTCCCACTTCATTggttgaagagagagaaaaggatgATGTTGTTGTGGCGGAGAGGAAGACCAATTTTGCCGAAGTGGTAACACAGGAGAAGCCTCCATCTCTATCAGGATTTAAGCCCCCTGAAAGTTCTGCATTGAACCAAAAAACTGATGTAACTTCTGATGGGCCTGTGGTTGCTGAAAAGAGCATTGGCTTTGCCTTTCCAAAGGCCAACTCTACCAACGATGCTGTCCCTCCTGCAATGATATCGATACAGTCATCCGTAAAATATGATAAATCTGCATCACCAAAGCAATCAAATGTTGCACCTCCCGTATATAGCTTTGGAGATAAACTTGCTTCAAACAAGGAGCCAAATACTGCTTCTGCAGTTGCTAGCTTTGTTACTGCTTCAAGTGCTGATAAAAAGATGCCACAGTTTACATTGGCCTCCTCATCTTTAGGTAGTGAATCGGCCGGACATAAATTTGGTGTTAGTTCGGACCCCAAACCAGAGAGCTCTAGCAG CTTTTCAACTTTTGTGGCTGGAGCAACTGAGTCTATGCCTAAAGTACCTGAATTGGAAAAAGCTGATAATAAGAACAATTCAAATGCTGGATTCACTTTTAGGACACCAGAAACTGCATTTTCATCTGCTGCATCAACATCAACACCTACTGCAAGTATTGGTGTCAACGCCACTGCCAATAATTCTATTTTCAATAATGGGTCTCTTTCTTCAACCCCATCTTTCCCTTCAACCATTCCacctcttctttttaataatgtTCCCATCCAAAATTCATCAAATAGCTCTACCTTTACCCTTACTTCCACTGGTAGCAGCGGCAGCAGCACTACAACCACCAGTGCCTTTGCCGCATCCATTACCAGCAGCACCAGTCTCTCTACCTCAGCTGCATCAGCacctatttttaaatttggatCTCCAGTTGTGGAAGCACCAGTAACGGCTACTTCTGGAATAGAATCAGAAGCTGCCAAGACAAGGCCTGAGTCAAGCTTTGGCAATCTCAGCGGCAATCTTTTTGTTGGTGCATCTGCCACAAATGCAAGAACAGGAAGTAGCATTTTTGGATTTAGTGCTGCAGCCACGTCTTCTGCTGCTAATAGTCAGTCTCAGGGTTCTACCCTTTTCAGTGCTGGTAGTGGATCTGCGCTTGGTGCACAGGCATCCCCTTCTGGGACTGGGGTTGCAGCTTTTACCAACAGCATTCCCATTCAATTCAGTTCATCTGCACCATCCCCATCGTTTGGATTGGCTGGAAATACAGCTCTTTCTTCTGGGAGTTCATCATTTGCTGTGTCAACTCCTGCTGATAAGCCTTTTAATTCAGGAGCTGCTTTTGGACTTGCCACTTCTTCAGCAGATGCCAACTCTAATAATGCCATAGGTAGTACTACATCAAGCTTGTTTGGTTCTTGGCAGCCCTCAAAGTCTTTAATATTTGGTTCAAGTTCAACATTCaactcttcatcttcatcaatTGGGTCGTCCGTTGCAGCATCTACTGCTTCTGTTGCTGCTACAACATCACCCTCAACTGGGTTTTCCTTCCCATTATCATCTACATCATCTTCTGTTGCTGTTTCTACAACATCCTCAACTGGATTTCCCTTTGCGGCATCTGGTGCATCTCCCTCAACTAGGTTTCCATTTGTGGCATCTACAGGTTCTGCTGCTGCTCCTAGCAGCGCACCTGTTGCATTTGGATCATCCATTGTTGCATCATCTGGTCCCACTTTCTCATTTACTTCGGCCATGGCTACTCCCACATCACAGCCTGTGTTTGGTAACCCTAACCCCTTCACAATTAATCCATCTTCCTTGAGCAATAATGATCAAATGAATATGGAAGACAGCATGGCAGAGGATACCATTCAAGCTTCCATGCCCACCATTCCAGTATTTGGCCAAGCTACTGTCACACCTCCTCAGTCTGGCTTTGTGTTTGGGTCAACTCCATCAGCAGGAAATCTCTTTCAGTTTGGAGCCCCACAGAATTCAGCCACCCCACAGAACCAATCTCCATTTCTGGCTTCAAATAGTTTAGGAGGGAGCTTCTCAGTGGGTGCTGGTGGCGGTGATAAGGCTAATCGAAAAATTGTCAAAGTTAGTCGCAACAAGACGCGGAGAAAGTAA